A window of the Cicer arietinum cultivar CDC Frontier isolate Library 1 chromosome 6, Cicar.CDCFrontier_v2.0, whole genome shotgun sequence genome harbors these coding sequences:
- the LOC101503320 gene encoding uncharacterized protein At1g01500-like isoform X2, with protein sequence MENSYKVNGNGPTDNGYSISRHSHSYQPSMKGSLPWLDIRVFYVRVCKCELDNSTPEVLTLNHVPLNSDTLLEVNGVRTSIYSDGISTILKRDRVDRKSEEVTFVSTDSIRMSGSVKFEVFDKDNLLLFGDLELCNSNGFVNESSYNGQSWSMNCESNINPGTKFLKEKQLLLPDSTLPTVEVYIAGSFFGTPIILTKTLHLSSQKRHTRKGALNAIPENEANENGKDPSSALAALQDAFLQRCNISVLSLLS encoded by the exons ATGGAAAATTCTTATAAGGTTAATGGAAATGGGCCAACTGATAATGGATACTCTATTTCTAGGCACTCACACTCTTATCAACCTTCCATGAAAGGTTCATTACCTTGGCTAGACATAAGGGTATTTTATGTAAGAGTTTGCAAGTGTGAGCTTGATAATTCCACTCCTGAGGTACTCACACTTAACCATGTTCCTTTAAATTCCGATACCCTTCTCGAAGTTAATGGTGTTCGTACTAGTATATATTCCGACGGGATTTCGACAATTCTCAAAAGGGATAGGGTAGATAGAAAATCAGAAGAAGTTACATTTGTAAGCACTGATAGCATAAGGATGAGTGGTAGTGTGAAGTTTGAGGTGTTTGATAAAGATAATCTGCTTCTTTTCGGGGATTTAGAATTATGTAACAGCAATGGTTTTGTTAACGAATCGAGTTATAATGGACAAAGTTGGAGCATGAACTGTGAGTCAAACATTAATCCAGGCACAAAGTTCCTTAAGGAGAAGCAATTGCTGTTGCCGGATTCCACTCTTCCGACAGTTGAGGTCTACATTGCGGGTTCCTTCTTTGGTACTCCGATCATTTTAACAAAGACGCTGCATCTTAGTTCTCAGAAAAGACACACAAGGAAGGGGGCGTTGAATGCAATTCCAGAAAATGAAGCAAATGAAAATGGGAAGGATCCTTCTTCTGCGCTCGCGGCGTTACAG GATGCCTTTCTGCAGAGATGCAACATCAGTGTCTTATCCTTATTGTCCTAG
- the LOC101504729 gene encoding BTB/POZ domain-containing protein At3g05675-like — MIPTTGILRKRQRTTTTRHPSTAAIANSSFFDINQNRHRSSPTTTTGDTSSLFFNDASTADVILRLFTDVASPSESSHSSVSVDSAPISDLHVYLHSEILRRSKYFSALLSDRWIGNVHPQPQPPEHTSDHELFRLNLGVPPSPGSIQNHLTVLKLLYTNDFPNAVDTASTALDLLPVALELLFEDCVRWCVNHLEAVPWTEEEENRVVNLIPFLSEEESKELVARVSPVGENASEEMLQGLISSAMNNYGNTAFVKAFVGKILRDVSSRETAKRVLEKAFRKSLKTVKQSLEDYSSPVFRGNHKETEAIERLNLHKASTIGKHLLWLVERMIELRVADVAVREWSEQEPFTADLKRAFRDDAWRNIVPGLPAVILRCTSKLAHAVCAGTILASTQVRRKLVEDWLPVLVVCKDNVSPASNKALYLELEETFLQIISTLPMSDAQELLQQCLSFSTRNVEDCPHLVTAFNTWFRRAANPFKLDTPCDQSDT; from the exons ATGATTCCCACCACCGGCATTCTCAGGAAGAGGCAGCGCACAACCACCACCCGTCATCCCTCCACCGCCGCAATCGCCAACTCCTCATTCTTCGACATAAACCAAAACCGCCATCGTTCCTCTCCGACCACCACCACCGGCGACACGTCCTCCCTCTTCTTCAACGATGCCTCCACCGCAGACGTTATCCTCCGACTCTTCACCGACGTCGCCTCCCCATCGGAATCCTCTCATTCCTCCGTATCTGTCGACTCGGCGCCAATCTCCGATCTCCACGTGTACCTTCACTCAGAAATCCTCCGCCGATCCAAATACTTTTCCGCCCTCTTATCCGACCGATGGATCGGCAACGTCCATCCTCAACCACAACCACCGGAACACACCTCCGATCACGAACTATTCCGCCTCAATCTGGGAGTTCCACCTTCTCCAGGCTCGATCCAAAACCATCTCACGGTTCTGAAACTCCTCTACACGAACGATTTCCCAAACGCGGTCGACACCGCATCAACGGCTCTAGATCTACTTCCTGTCGCGCTAGAATTACTCTTCGAGGATTGCGTCCGGTGGTGCGTGAATCACCTAGAAGCCGTACCGTGgacagaagaagaagaaaacagaGTGGTGAACCTAATTCCATTCCTAAGCGAAGAAGAATCGAAGGAACTCGTAGCTAGGGTTTCACCTGTAGGAGAAAATGCAAGCGAGGAAATGCTGCAAGGTTTAATTTCATCGGCGATGAACAATTACGGTAACACAGCGTTCGTGAAAGCTTTCGTAGGGAAGATATTAAGGGACGTGTCTTCAAGGGAAACAGCGAAGCGAGTTTTGGAGAAAGCGTTTAGGAAGAGTTTGAAAACGGTGAAGCAATCTTTGGAGGATTATTCGAGTCCTGTTTTCAGAGGGAATCATAAAGAAACGGAAGCTATTGAGAGGTTGAATCTTCATAAGGCTTCTACGATTGGGAAGCATCTTTTGTGGCTTGTGGAAAGGATGATAGAGCTTAGGGTTGCTGACGTGGCGGTTCGTGAATGGAGTGAGCAAGAACCTTTCACTGCTGATTTGAAGAGAGCTTTTCGTGATGATGCTTGGAGGAATATTGTTCCTGGTCTTCCTGCTGTTATTCTTCGCTGTACCTCTAAGCTTGCTCATGCTGTCTGTGCTGGTACTATTTTGGCTTCTACTCAG GTGAGAAGGAAACTTGTAGAAGATTGGCTTCCTGTTTTGGTTGTATGCAAAGACAATGTTTCACCTGCCAGCAACAAAGCGTTATATCTAGAGCTGGAAGAAACATTTTTGCAAATCATCTCCACATTGCCCATGTCAGATGCTCAAGAATTGTTGCAGCAGTGCCTCAGCTTTTCGACCCGAAATGTCGAAGACTGTCCTCACTTGGTCACAGCATTCAACACCTGGTTCCGACGTGCAGCCAATCCCTTCAAACTAGATACTCCCTGCGATCAATCAGATACCTGA
- the LOC101503320 gene encoding uncharacterized protein At1g01500-like isoform X3, translated as MENSYKVNGNGPTDNGYSISRHSHSYQPSMKGSLPWLDIRVFYVRVCKCELDNSTPEVLTLNHVPLNSDTLLEVNGVRTSIYSDGISTILKRDRVDRKSEEVTFVSTDSIRMSGSVKFEVFDKDNLLLFGDLELCNSNGFVNESSYNGQSWSMNCESNINPGTKFLKEKQLLLPDSTLPTVEVYIAGSFFGTPIILTKTLHLSSQKRHTRKGALNAIPENEANENGKDPSSALAALQVLKLHMSPTNEGLIG; from the exons ATGGAAAATTCTTATAAGGTTAATGGAAATGGGCCAACTGATAATGGATACTCTATTTCTAGGCACTCACACTCTTATCAACCTTCCATGAAAGGTTCATTACCTTGGCTAGACATAAGGGTATTTTATGTAAGAGTTTGCAAGTGTGAGCTTGATAATTCCACTCCTGAGGTACTCACACTTAACCATGTTCCTTTAAATTCCGATACCCTTCTCGAAGTTAATGGTGTTCGTACTAGTATATATTCCGACGGGATTTCGACAATTCTCAAAAGGGATAGGGTAGATAGAAAATCAGAAGAAGTTACATTTGTAAGCACTGATAGCATAAGGATGAGTGGTAGTGTGAAGTTTGAGGTGTTTGATAAAGATAATCTGCTTCTTTTCGGGGATTTAGAATTATGTAACAGCAATGGTTTTGTTAACGAATCGAGTTATAATGGACAAAGTTGGAGCATGAACTGTGAGTCAAACATTAATCCAGGCACAAAGTTCCTTAAGGAGAAGCAATTGCTGTTGCCGGATTCCACTCTTCCGACAGTTGAGGTCTACATTGCGGGTTCCTTCTTTGGTACTCCGATCATTTTAACAAAGACGCTGCATCTTAGTTCTCAGAAAAGACACACAAGGAAGGGGGCGTTGAATGCAATTCCAGAAAATGAAGCAAATGAAAATGGGAAGGATCCTTCTTCTGCGCTCGCGGCGTTACAG GTTTTAAAGCTGCATATGTCTCCAACAAATGAAGGTTTGATCGGTTGA
- the LOC101503320 gene encoding uncharacterized protein At1g01500-like isoform X1 has protein sequence MENSYKVNGNGPTDNGYSISRHSHSYQPSMKGSLPWLDIRVFYVRVCKCELDNSTPEVLTLNHVPLNSDTLLEVNGVRTSIYSDGISTILKRDRVDRKSEEVTFVSTDSIRMSGSVKFEVFDKDNLLLFGDLELCNSNGFVNESSYNGQSWSMNCESNINPGTKFLKEKQLLLPDSTLPTVEVYIAGSFFGTPIILTKTLHLSSQKRHTRKGALNAIPENEANENGKDPSSALAALQAPDYMYDKHEDEDYHGLYTSTAYADGEDGELSWFNAGVRVGVGIGLSVCLGIGIGVGLLVKTYQGATGQFRRRLL, from the exons ATGGAAAATTCTTATAAGGTTAATGGAAATGGGCCAACTGATAATGGATACTCTATTTCTAGGCACTCACACTCTTATCAACCTTCCATGAAAGGTTCATTACCTTGGCTAGACATAAGGGTATTTTATGTAAGAGTTTGCAAGTGTGAGCTTGATAATTCCACTCCTGAGGTACTCACACTTAACCATGTTCCTTTAAATTCCGATACCCTTCTCGAAGTTAATGGTGTTCGTACTAGTATATATTCCGACGGGATTTCGACAATTCTCAAAAGGGATAGGGTAGATAGAAAATCAGAAGAAGTTACATTTGTAAGCACTGATAGCATAAGGATGAGTGGTAGTGTGAAGTTTGAGGTGTTTGATAAAGATAATCTGCTTCTTTTCGGGGATTTAGAATTATGTAACAGCAATGGTTTTGTTAACGAATCGAGTTATAATGGACAAAGTTGGAGCATGAACTGTGAGTCAAACATTAATCCAGGCACAAAGTTCCTTAAGGAGAAGCAATTGCTGTTGCCGGATTCCACTCTTCCGACAGTTGAGGTCTACATTGCGGGTTCCTTCTTTGGTACTCCGATCATTTTAACAAAGACGCTGCATCTTAGTTCTCAGAAAAGACACACAAGGAAGGGGGCGTTGAATGCAATTCCAGAAAATGAAGCAAATGAAAATGGGAAGGATCCTTCTTCTGCGCTCGCGGCGTTACAG GCCCCAGATTACATGTACGACAAACACGAAGACGAGGATTATCACGGTCTATACACAAGTACAGCATATGCTGACGGAGAAGACGGAGAACTTTCATGGTTTAATGCTGGTGTTAGGGTTGGTGTTGGTATCGGACTCAGTGTTTGTCTTGGAATCGGCATTGGAGTTGGCCTGCTCGTTAAAACGTACCAAGGTGCGACCGGCCAGTTTAGAAGACGGCTATTATAA
- the LOC101503320 gene encoding uncharacterized protein At1g01500-like isoform X4, protein MENSYKVNGNGPTDNGYSISRHSHSYQPSMKGSLPWLDIRVFYVRVCKCELDNSTPEVLTLNHVPLNSDTLLEVNGVRTSIYSDGISTILKRDRVDRKSEEVTFVSTDSIRMSGSVKFEVFDKDNLLLFGDLELCNSNGFVNESSYNGQSWSMNCESNINPGTKFLKEKQLLLPDSTLPTVEVYIAGSFFGTPIILTKTLHLSSQKRHTRKGALNAIPENEANENGKDPSSALAALQAAN, encoded by the exons ATGGAAAATTCTTATAAGGTTAATGGAAATGGGCCAACTGATAATGGATACTCTATTTCTAGGCACTCACACTCTTATCAACCTTCCATGAAAGGTTCATTACCTTGGCTAGACATAAGGGTATTTTATGTAAGAGTTTGCAAGTGTGAGCTTGATAATTCCACTCCTGAGGTACTCACACTTAACCATGTTCCTTTAAATTCCGATACCCTTCTCGAAGTTAATGGTGTTCGTACTAGTATATATTCCGACGGGATTTCGACAATTCTCAAAAGGGATAGGGTAGATAGAAAATCAGAAGAAGTTACATTTGTAAGCACTGATAGCATAAGGATGAGTGGTAGTGTGAAGTTTGAGGTGTTTGATAAAGATAATCTGCTTCTTTTCGGGGATTTAGAATTATGTAACAGCAATGGTTTTGTTAACGAATCGAGTTATAATGGACAAAGTTGGAGCATGAACTGTGAGTCAAACATTAATCCAGGCACAAAGTTCCTTAAGGAGAAGCAATTGCTGTTGCCGGATTCCACTCTTCCGACAGTTGAGGTCTACATTGCGGGTTCCTTCTTTGGTACTCCGATCATTTTAACAAAGACGCTGCATCTTAGTTCTCAGAAAAGACACACAAGGAAGGGGGCGTTGAATGCAATTCCAGAAAATGAAGCAAATGAAAATGGGAAGGATCCTTCTTCTGCGCTCGCGGCGTTACAG GCTGCAAATTAA
- the LOC101505372 gene encoding uncharacterized protein isoform X2 gives MASAFCKSAARVASSSFANRSRSFAQKSSIPLLFSSRVSRASRILSVVGSVESLMPFHSAIADARLTSNIASDSTCWSWLSQDFAVPR, from the exons ATGGCTTCTGCGTTTTGTAAATCAGCGGCGAGAGTGGCTTCCAGTTCCTTCGCTAATCGTTCTAGAAGCTTCGCTCAAAAATCGTCAATTCCTCTTCTATTTTCTTCGCGCGTTTCTCGTGCTTCAAG GATTTTGTCAGTTGTTGGAAGCGTTGAATCTTTGATGCCATTTCATAGTGCCATTGCTGATGCTAGACTTACTTCTAATATCGCCTCCGATTCTACCTGCTGGAGCTGGCTTTCTCAAG ACTTTGCAGTTCCTCGGTGA
- the LOC101505372 gene encoding uncharacterized protein isoform X1: MASAFCKSAARVASSSFANRSRSFAQKSSIPLLFSSRVSRASRILSVVGSVESLMPFHSAIADARLTSNIASDSTCWSWLSQGLEKTL, encoded by the exons ATGGCTTCTGCGTTTTGTAAATCAGCGGCGAGAGTGGCTTCCAGTTCCTTCGCTAATCGTTCTAGAAGCTTCGCTCAAAAATCGTCAATTCCTCTTCTATTTTCTTCGCGCGTTTCTCGTGCTTCAAG GATTTTGTCAGTTGTTGGAAGCGTTGAATCTTTGATGCCATTTCATAGTGCCATTGCTGATGCTAGACTTACTTCTAATATCGCCTCCGATTCTACCTGCTGGAGCTGGCTTTCTCAAG GACTTGAAAAAACATTGTGA